One genomic window of Acidobacteriota bacterium includes the following:
- a CDS encoding amino acid adenylation domain-containing protein, with amino-acid sequence DWPAERQQERLLELRQEMSHQILPADRWPLFDIRACHLDDARTRVFLSFDLLIGDGWSWRVLGREIARLYAEPQASLESLELSFRDCVLAQEALRGTELYRRDQDYWRGRLDTLPPAPALPLARSPREVERPSFVRRQGRLDRELWEGVKRSGARRGLTSSGLLLAAFAEVLRSWSRHPALCINLTLFNRPSIHPQIHEIVGDFTSLTLLAADSAADTFEARARALQERLWDDLDHRTVSGVEVLRQLARSRGGQGGAAMPVIFTSTLGLDALEEQRGEAGEDRAAGPLDDLEVVYSIGQTPQVWLDHQVSEHGGTLYYIWDAVEELFPQGLLDDMFRSYGELLRRLASEDAAWSSAEPSPPPPEQLRRIGEINATEEVLLPADPRGELLHGLFEMRAEERPEAVAVIAADRSLSYGELDRRSAALAHELVRRGAGRGELVAVVMEKGWRQVVAVLGVLRAGAAYLPIELPLPPERVQQLVQEGRVRVVLAAEEDARPETTTLGELSGAVEILAVADEPPAGEAAGGLATGTKLPQLADPVRAGDLAYVIFTSGSTGKPKGVMIDHRGAVNTLLDVNRRYSVTAEDRVLGLSALHFDLSVYDIFGVLAAGGALVLPEPGALRDPGRWAQLLGEHRVTLWNTVPALLQMLVEYLEPLSGSSLSGSSLTGSSLSGLRQAWLSGDWIPLDLPSRIRGLAPSLAVHSMGGATEASIWSIHHPVGEVDPAWRSIPYGRPMANQTMHVLDQNLRPRPYWVPGDLYIGGIGLALGYWQDPERTAASFVESPWTGERLYRTGDLGRWRPDGTIEFLGREDDQVKIRGHRIELGEIEAVLEEHPRVSRAVVAVAGEAVLERRLVAYAVWTAEEADSAPGEGPAHEPGHEPRAVPGTVVELPPRKLSKQPSAVAGSPHRLASETPSRKALEALLGLLAGRDDAEAPLPRYLYGSAGSLYPVQTYLWIGDSHITGFAEGAYYYHPRLNALIPISGALAPEGWREVPATLVLVGRAAANEPIYGPWAREFRVLEAGYMLDLLEGGGLPMARRQVPAATTLAPVFSLQDGDEPLVVLELGSASAEGDGAPAETSSATLSGIASLAAGGGTELPDLLDKLEFKLSEPGIRRDLDAAAAVRWEAPLPADELLVNRRTHRTFRRASSGTSSGAAVSKAALALALEALADPFFEVVVWVRSGGVEGLAGGVYRRISSTGALEATGDARELPPQAYAPGNRPALEAAAFACFLVARSAGGDRLQEGLLAAGAAAQRAMVAGVGDELGFCPIGSVERQLMAPILGLEEGDEVLHSLVGGAVPSEDRTSEVWAPELIEHLAQRLPPYMVPSALRILDRLPLTANGKVDRKALPRIDAAPKPHGGEDFVAPRNTLETQVAGVLAEVLGVERVGIYDNFFELGGNSVHLVRVHARLRDLLGREIPLVELFRHTTVAALVEHLSGASAAEPSARQQERAERAEEADRQRRAEGRNRLARRRRRAQDDE; translated from the coding sequence GTCCGCCGGCAGGGACGCCTGGACCGCGAGCTGTGGGAGGGCGTCAAGCGCTCCGGCGCGCGCCGCGGCCTGACCTCCTCGGGGCTCCTCCTCGCCGCCTTCGCCGAGGTGTTGAGGAGCTGGTCCCGGCACCCGGCCCTGTGCATCAACCTGACGCTGTTCAACCGTCCGTCGATCCACCCCCAGATCCACGAGATCGTCGGCGACTTCACCTCCCTGACCCTGCTCGCCGCGGACTCCGCCGCGGACACCTTCGAGGCGCGGGCGCGAGCGCTCCAGGAACGGCTGTGGGACGACCTCGACCATCGCACCGTGAGCGGTGTCGAGGTTCTGCGCCAGCTGGCGCGGTCCCGGGGCGGCCAGGGGGGTGCGGCGATGCCGGTGATCTTCACCAGCACCCTCGGGCTGGATGCCCTGGAAGAGCAGCGGGGAGAGGCGGGAGAAGACCGCGCCGCGGGGCCCTTGGACGATCTCGAGGTGGTCTACAGCATCGGCCAGACTCCCCAAGTCTGGCTCGACCATCAGGTCTCGGAGCACGGCGGCACGCTCTATTACATCTGGGACGCGGTGGAGGAGCTCTTCCCCCAGGGGCTGCTGGACGACATGTTCCGAAGCTATGGAGAGCTGCTCCGGCGTCTGGCGTCGGAGGACGCAGCCTGGAGCTCTGCCGAGCCCTCTCCGCCGCCGCCGGAACAGCTGCGCCGCATCGGTGAGATCAACGCCACCGAGGAGGTCCTGCTGCCGGCGGATCCCCGTGGCGAGCTGCTCCACGGCCTGTTCGAGATGCGCGCCGAAGAGCGGCCGGAGGCGGTGGCGGTGATCGCCGCGGACCGGAGCTTGAGCTACGGCGAGCTCGACCGCCGGAGCGCTGCTTTGGCCCACGAGCTGGTGCGTCGGGGTGCGGGCCGCGGCGAGCTGGTGGCGGTGGTGATGGAGAAGGGCTGGCGCCAGGTGGTCGCGGTGCTCGGCGTGCTGCGCGCCGGTGCCGCCTACCTGCCCATCGAGCTGCCGTTGCCGCCGGAGCGGGTGCAGCAGCTGGTGCAGGAGGGCCGGGTGCGGGTGGTGCTGGCCGCGGAGGAGGACGCTCGCCCGGAGACGACGACCTTGGGCGAGCTCTCCGGCGCCGTGGAGATCCTGGCGGTGGCGGACGAGCCGCCGGCGGGGGAGGCTGCCGGGGGGCTCGCTACCGGAACGAAGCTCCCGCAGCTCGCGGATCCGGTGCGAGCCGGCGACCTCGCCTACGTCATCTTCACCTCCGGATCGACGGGCAAACCGAAGGGCGTGATGATCGACCACCGCGGGGCGGTGAACACCCTTCTGGACGTCAATCGCCGGTATTCCGTCACCGCCGAGGACCGGGTTCTCGGACTCTCCGCCCTGCACTTCGATCTCTCGGTCTACGACATCTTCGGGGTGCTGGCGGCGGGGGGCGCGCTGGTGCTGCCGGAGCCCGGTGCCCTGCGGGATCCGGGGCGCTGGGCGCAGCTGCTCGGCGAGCACCGGGTCACCCTGTGGAACACGGTGCCGGCGCTCCTGCAGATGCTCGTGGAGTATTTGGAGCCCCTTTCCGGTTCCTCGCTGTCCGGTTCCTCTTTAACGGGTTCCTCGCTATCGGGCCTGCGCCAGGCGTGGTTGTCCGGAGACTGGATTCCCCTGGACCTGCCGTCCCGCATCCGCGGCCTGGCGCCGTCCCTGGCGGTGCACAGCATGGGGGGCGCCACGGAAGCGTCGATCTGGTCCATCCATCACCCCGTCGGCGAGGTCGACCCGGCCTGGCGCAGCATCCCCTACGGCCGGCCCATGGCCAACCAGACGATGCACGTGCTGGACCAGAACCTGCGGCCCCGGCCGTATTGGGTGCCGGGAGATCTCTACATTGGCGGCATCGGCCTGGCTTTGGGCTATTGGCAGGATCCCGAGCGCACCGCGGCGAGCTTCGTCGAGTCTCCTTGGACGGGGGAGCGCCTCTACCGCACCGGTGACCTGGGTCGCTGGCGACCCGACGGCACCATCGAGTTCCTCGGCCGCGAGGACGATCAGGTCAAGATTCGCGGTCACCGCATCGAGCTGGGAGAGATCGAGGCGGTGCTCGAGGAGCATCCGAGGGTCTCCCGGGCGGTGGTCGCGGTGGCCGGCGAAGCGGTCCTCGAACGCCGGCTGGTGGCTTACGCGGTGTGGACCGCTGAGGAGGCTGACTCGGCCCCCGGGGAGGGCCCTGCTCACGAGCCAGGGCACGAGCCGCGAGCCGTGCCGGGGACGGTGGTCGAGCTGCCCCCCAGGAAGCTCTCGAAGCAGCCGTCGGCCGTGGCCGGATCCCCTCACCGGCTCGCCAGCGAAACCCCGAGCCGCAAGGCCCTGGAAGCCTTGCTCGGCTTGTTGGCCGGACGAGACGACGCGGAAGCCCCGCTGCCCCGCTATCTCTACGGCTCCGCCGGCAGCCTCTATCCGGTGCAGACCTATCTTTGGATCGGCGACTCCCACATCACCGGCTTTGCCGAGGGGGCCTACTACTACCACCCCCGGCTCAATGCGCTGATCCCCATCTCCGGAGCTTTGGCGCCGGAGGGTTGGCGGGAGGTGCCGGCGACCTTGGTGTTGGTGGGCCGCGCCGCGGCCAACGAGCCCATCTACGGGCCCTGGGCGCGGGAATTCCGGGTGCTCGAGGCGGGCTACATGCTCGATCTCCTGGAGGGCGGCGGTCTGCCCATGGCCCGGCGCCAGGTTCCGGCGGCGACGACGCTGGCCCCGGTCTTCAGCCTCCAGGACGGCGACGAGCCGCTGGTGGTGTTGGAGCTGGGTAGCGCCTCCGCGGAAGGGGACGGGGCACCGGCGGAAACCTCCTCTGCGACCCTCTCGGGCATCGCTTCCCTCGCCGCCGGCGGCGGCACGGAGCTGCCGGATCTGCTCGACAAGCTCGAGTTCAAGCTCTCGGAGCCGGGGATTCGCCGGGATCTCGATGCCGCTGCCGCCGTCCGCTGGGAAGCGCCGTTGCCGGCGGACGAGCTGTTGGTGAATCGGCGCACCCACCGGACTTTTCGCCGCGCCTCCTCTGGCACCTCCTCTGGCGCAGCCGTGTCGAAGGCCGCTCTGGCGCTGGCTTTGGAAGCTCTCGCCGATCCTTTCTTCGAGGTCGTGGTCTGGGTTCGTTCCGGCGGGGTCGAGGGATTGGCCGGCGGCGTCTATCGGCGGATCTCCTCCACCGGTGCTCTGGAGGCTACGGGAGACGCCCGGGAGCTACCGCCCCAGGCCTACGCCCCGGGCAACCGGCCGGCCCTGGAGGCCGCGGCCTTCGCCTGCTTCCTGGTCGCTCGTTCCGCGGGCGGCGACCGCCTGCAGGAAGGGCTGCTGGCCGCCGGTGCGGCGGCCCAGAGGGCGATGGTGGCGGGGGTCGGCGACGAGCTGGGATTCTGCCCCATCGGGAGCGTCGAGCGGCAACTGATGGCCCCGATCCTCGGTCTGGAGGAGGGGGACGAGGTGCTGCACAGCCTGGTGGGCGGCGCGGTGCCGTCGGAGGACCGGACCTCGGAGGTTTGGGCGCCGGAGCTCATCGAGCACCTGGCTCAGCGGCTGCCCCCCTACATGGTGCCCAGCGCCTTGCGAATTCTCGATCGGCTGCCCCTCACCGCCAACGGCAAGGTGGACCGCAAGGCGTTGCCGCGCATCGACGCCGCGCCCAAGCCCCACGGTGGCGAGGACTTCGTGGCTCCCCGCAACACCCTCGAGACGCAGGTGGCGGGAGTGCTCGCCGAGGTGCTGGGGGTCGAGCGGGTGGGCATCTACGACAACTTCTTCGAGCTCGGCGGCAACTCGGTTCATCTGGTGCGGGTGCACGCCCGGCTGCGCGACCTCCTGGGTCGCGAGATACCGCTGGTGGAGCTTTTCCGGCACACCACCGTGGCGGCGCTGGTGGAGCACTTGAGCGGCGCCTCCGCCGCGGAGCCCTCGGCTCGGCAGCAGGAGCGGGCGGAGCGCGCGGAGGAAGCGGACCGCCAGCGGCGGGCCGAGGGACGCAACCGCCTGGCCCGCCGCCGCCGCCGAGCCCAGGACGACGAATGA